A genomic segment from Micropterus dolomieu isolate WLL.071019.BEF.003 ecotype Adirondacks linkage group LG03, ASM2129224v1, whole genome shotgun sequence encodes:
- the igflr1 gene encoding IGF-like family receptor 1, with protein MGYSDRCHDPKTYWDRTTLRCVYCPLKPGREITPNCGFDDNGGRHEIPNTKCKAGHFNDGSRAYCQACSSCPPGYDIVSPCSSTADTQCRDARNWRTTTGPPRGVSATFSTASTPIQGSTLTPNATTPPTTPHPPSPSHVYWAVPLGLAILLSTMLVTCLIYMKRKRGQHTICYNRRSSHKSEGFSPLSTATNSDLECILSPHILSAPLQTVLDNLDVLEELVILLDPESHGRKNTKHLASHCSFPSTWITYTYSMKDSKSPLKAVLEGVTSRHPDWTVGQLAKRLRHIERNDAIAVLAKLGLNDIDK; from the exons GACGTGAAATTACTCCTAACTGTGGATTTGATGATAATGGAGGGAGGCACGAAATCCCCAACACAAAGTGCAAAGCCGGTCATTTTAATGATGGCAGCAGGGCGTATTGTCAAGCTTGTTCCTCATGCCCCCCCGGCTATGACATTGTGAGCCCCTGCAGCTCAACTGCTGACACCCAGTGCCGAGACGCAAG AAACTGGAGGACGACCACC gGACCACCCCGAGGTGTTTCAGCTACTTTCAGCACGGCATCAACG CCAATCCAAGGATCCACATTAACACCCAATGCAACAACTCCGCCTACTACACCACATCCCCCCAGCCCAAGTCATGTATATT ggGCAGTACCATTAGGCCTAGCTATCCTACTTTCCACAATGCTTGTTACTTGTCTAATCTACATGAAGCGGAAAAGAG GTCAACACACAATATGTTATAACAGAAGATCATCACACAAGAGTGAAGGGTTCTCTCCCCTTTCTACTGCAACTAACAGCGATCTGGAGTGCATTCTTT CGCCTCACATTCTGTCAGCGCCTTTACAGACAGTACTGGATAACCTGGATGTTTTGGAAGAGCTGGTGATTTTGTTGGATCCAGAAAGCCATGGACGAAAGAACACCAAACATCTGGCCTCTCATTGCTCCTTCCCGTCCACCTGGATCACTTACACATACTCTATGAAGGATAGCAAGAGCCCTCTGAAAGCTGTGTTGGAGGGGGTCACCAGCAGGCACCCTGACTGGACAGTAGGTCAACTGGCTAAGCGGCTCAGACATATAGAGCGCAATGATGCCATCGCTGTTCTCGCCAAACTCGGACTGAATGACATTGACAAGTAG